The proteins below are encoded in one region of Nocardioides marmorisolisilvae:
- the mobF gene encoding MobF family relaxase — MTVSMRRMSAGSGYKYLLRSVAAGDGNRALSTPLTRYYSEAGTPPGRWMGSGVRVFGDGQLVPGCVVTEEQLALLVGMGRDPITGDQLGRAYPSYKRLAERIQDRVDALDPEMTLDDCAAETTRIEAEETAAGMRQAVAGFDLTFSVPKSVSVLWGVADPATQERIVKAHHDSVADVLDYFEREVAATRTGVSDCDGAVAQVDVVGVAAVAYDHYDSRAGDPQLHTHLVVSNKVLTVWDQRWRSLDSRPVHAAVTGLSAQYNAVLADRLSRDLGIEWELRSRGADRNPQWEIAGVGDDVLREFSSRSREIELEKDRLIAAYRRSHGRMPSEKKIVELRAQATLATRPPKEIRSLADLTAEWRTRASELVDGTAELWAASLLARSADQPLAAPDVPIPAVHALAADVVGAVSVKRSTWSHWNLLAEASKQTMDLRFASTSDREAIVGMIVDAAEQTSVSLTPPELAASPSGFRRTDGTSVFRPRHSVKFSSQAVLDAEARLLDRSSALGAPTTSPLIVERVAHRATKLSPEQRAAIGTIAVSGRQLDLLVGPAGAGKTTTMRALRHAWISEHGQGSVIGLAPSANAAQTLAEDLGIVCDNTTKWLFEHDRDNPEYQLRAGQLVIVDEATLAGTTTLDRLSSLAAAAGAKLLLVGDAYQLSAIDAGGAFALLVDRRTDAPELAEIHRFKHVWEKAASLALRRGDVEVISTYAREHRIEEGNTDEMLDAAYEGWRADQLQGRASILVTESAHAVRALNERARAERVVLDGADDGREINLADGSRASVGDLIITRRNDRSLRTMRGGWVKNGDRWRITDIRKDGSVAVRRLDTKRRGSAVLPADYVGEHVDLGYAITAHRAQGITVGTAHVVVSSSTARENLYVSMTRGRDANIAYVALDQPDDSHSTPEPEDVSARTVLYGVLQHTGASQSAHATIEDEYSTYVGIDRLAAELETIAAEAQHDRFVDLLRRSGLSDAEHHAVTESTAFGPLAAALRRAEANHHDLERLVPRVVAQHGLADADDAAAVLTYRVDKAASSVPRGKRAVKPRLIVGLIPEPLGPMSDENRRAIDERKDLIETRARALAEEAVEKRPAWMRRLVAPPADQTARESWIAEVSTVAAYRDRYGIVSDLPVGGRSTNAAQENERRRALESVRAAASVRDGAPWPRQTLSAPAISGP; from the coding sequence GTGACGGTCTCGATGCGTCGCATGTCAGCAGGCAGTGGCTACAAGTACCTCCTGCGGTCCGTCGCCGCGGGTGACGGCAACCGCGCGCTTTCCACACCTCTCACGCGCTACTACTCCGAGGCAGGTACGCCGCCGGGGCGGTGGATGGGCTCGGGGGTCCGAGTCTTCGGTGACGGTCAGCTCGTGCCCGGGTGTGTCGTGACGGAGGAGCAGCTCGCGCTCCTCGTCGGCATGGGACGCGACCCGATCACCGGCGATCAGCTCGGGCGCGCCTATCCGTCGTACAAGCGGCTCGCGGAGCGGATCCAGGACCGCGTCGACGCGCTTGACCCTGAGATGACGTTGGATGACTGCGCGGCGGAGACCACGCGCATCGAAGCCGAGGAGACGGCCGCGGGCATGAGGCAGGCGGTGGCGGGCTTCGATCTCACGTTCAGTGTCCCGAAGTCGGTCTCGGTGCTCTGGGGCGTCGCCGATCCCGCCACCCAGGAACGGATCGTGAAAGCGCACCATGACTCCGTCGCTGACGTCCTCGACTACTTCGAAAGAGAAGTCGCAGCTACCCGGACCGGAGTCAGCGACTGCGACGGAGCCGTCGCCCAGGTCGACGTGGTCGGAGTGGCCGCGGTCGCCTACGACCACTACGACTCACGCGCCGGCGACCCCCAGCTCCACACGCACCTGGTCGTGTCGAACAAGGTCCTCACCGTCTGGGACCAGCGCTGGCGCAGCCTCGACAGCAGACCTGTCCACGCCGCGGTGACGGGCCTGTCGGCTCAATACAACGCTGTCCTCGCGGACCGCCTCAGCCGCGACCTCGGCATCGAGTGGGAGCTGCGCTCTCGGGGCGCCGACCGCAACCCGCAATGGGAGATCGCCGGGGTCGGCGACGATGTGCTTCGAGAGTTCTCCTCACGCAGCCGCGAGATCGAGCTCGAGAAGGACCGCCTCATCGCCGCCTACCGTCGCAGTCACGGTCGAATGCCTTCAGAGAAGAAGATCGTGGAGCTCCGCGCCCAGGCCACGCTCGCCACCCGACCACCGAAGGAGATCCGATCCCTCGCGGACCTCACCGCCGAGTGGCGCACTCGGGCAAGTGAACTGGTCGACGGCACCGCTGAGCTGTGGGCGGCTTCGTTGCTTGCTCGTTCGGCTGACCAGCCCCTGGCAGCTCCCGATGTGCCCATCCCTGCGGTGCACGCGCTTGCCGCCGACGTGGTGGGCGCCGTCAGCGTGAAGCGATCGACATGGAGCCACTGGAACCTGCTGGCCGAAGCGTCAAAACAGACCATGGACCTACGCTTCGCGAGCACATCCGACCGCGAGGCCATCGTCGGCATGATCGTCGACGCAGCCGAGCAGACGTCGGTCTCCCTCACACCGCCAGAACTGGCAGCGAGCCCTTCCGGGTTTCGCCGAACTGACGGCACGAGCGTCTTCCGTCCGCGCCACTCCGTGAAGTTCTCCTCGCAGGCCGTCCTCGACGCCGAGGCCAGACTGCTCGACCGCTCCTCCGCCTTGGGTGCACCGACCACCAGTCCGCTAATCGTTGAACGAGTCGCGCACCGAGCCACGAAGCTGAGCCCGGAACAGCGAGCCGCGATCGGGACCATCGCCGTCTCCGGAAGGCAACTGGATCTTCTGGTCGGACCGGCGGGCGCCGGCAAGACCACCACGATGCGAGCTCTGCGTCATGCCTGGATCTCCGAGCACGGGCAGGGGAGCGTCATCGGTCTCGCTCCGTCGGCCAACGCCGCACAGACGCTCGCCGAGGATCTTGGCATCGTCTGCGACAACACCACCAAGTGGCTCTTCGAGCACGACCGGGACAACCCCGAGTATCAACTTCGCGCCGGTCAGCTCGTCATCGTCGACGAAGCGACGCTCGCCGGGACGACGACCCTCGACCGGCTCTCCAGTCTTGCTGCAGCGGCAGGCGCGAAGCTCCTACTGGTCGGCGACGCCTACCAGCTCTCGGCCATAGACGCTGGTGGCGCCTTCGCGCTCCTGGTCGACCGTCGCACCGATGCTCCGGAGCTGGCCGAGATCCATCGCTTCAAGCACGTCTGGGAGAAGGCGGCATCCCTCGCGCTGCGCCGAGGTGACGTCGAAGTCATCTCGACGTACGCCCGGGAACACCGAATCGAAGAGGGCAACACTGACGAGATGCTCGACGCGGCGTACGAGGGTTGGCGTGCGGATCAGCTCCAAGGACGCGCCAGCATCCTCGTGACCGAGTCGGCCCATGCCGTGCGGGCACTGAACGAGCGAGCGCGTGCCGAGCGCGTGGTGCTCGACGGCGCCGACGACGGTCGCGAGATCAACCTGGCCGACGGATCGCGCGCATCGGTCGGCGATCTCATCATCACTCGTCGCAACGACCGATCGCTCCGCACGATGCGAGGTGGCTGGGTGAAGAACGGCGATCGCTGGCGCATCACAGACATTCGTAAGGACGGGTCGGTCGCCGTACGGCGTCTTGACACGAAGCGACGGGGGAGCGCGGTCCTCCCTGCGGACTACGTCGGTGAGCATGTCGATCTCGGCTACGCGATTACCGCTCATCGGGCCCAGGGCATCACCGTCGGTACGGCACACGTCGTGGTCTCGTCCTCGACCGCCCGAGAGAACCTTTATGTGTCGATGACGCGCGGCCGCGACGCCAACATCGCTTACGTAGCGCTCGACCAGCCCGACGACAGCCACTCGACGCCCGAGCCCGAGGACGTCTCCGCCCGCACCGTGCTCTACGGGGTGCTCCAGCACACCGGCGCGAGCCAGTCGGCTCACGCGACGATCGAGGACGAGTACTCGACGTATGTCGGCATCGACAGGCTCGCCGCAGAACTCGAAACCATCGCGGCCGAGGCGCAGCACGACCGCTTCGTCGATCTGCTGCGGCGCTCCGGACTCAGCGACGCCGAGCACCATGCCGTCACCGAGTCGACAGCGTTCGGCCCGCTAGCGGCCGCGCTCCGCAGGGCCGAGGCGAACCACCACGATCTCGAACGACTCGTGCCGCGGGTCGTCGCCCAGCACGGGCTTGCAGACGCTGACGACGCGGCAGCAGTCCTGACCTACCGCGTGGACAAGGCAGCCTCATCGGTGCCCCGAGGCAAGCGCGCCGTGAAGCCCCGACTCATTGTCGGTCTGATCCCTGAGCCGCTCGGTCCGATGAGCGACGAGAACCGCCGGGCCATCGACGAGCGCAAGGACCTGATCGAGACCCGTGCACGCGCGCTCGCCGAGGAGGCGGTCGAGAAGCGGCCTGCATGGATGCGCCGTCTCGTAGCACCACCGGCAGACCAGACGGCCCGCGAGTCGTGGATCGCCGAGGTCAGCACCGTTGCTGCTTACCGGGACCGCTACGGGATCGTGTCTGACCTTCCGGTCGGCGGTCGGTCCACGAACGCGGCGCAGGAGAACGAACGACGGCGGGCGCTCGAGTCGGTTCGTGCTGCGGCGAGTGTGCGCGACGGCGCCCCTTGGCCGCGACAGACCCTCAGTGCGCCGGCGATATCTGGTCCATAG
- a CDS encoding SAF domain-containing protein, with product MTTTAREDRKPGPRTATPDPGAAVAPPVKLRKRPALVVIAVVITALGCLLGAWAWSATTNTEEVLAARHTIHRGEVITSGDIERIRISGDPALTPLPASAYDHVVGRRAALDISAGGLLTTDSTSGAPMPPHGQSIVGISLTPAQTPALPMHGGDKVRIIVTPGDNGSGAVGTPQFTSAEVVDTALDETTGNTVVNVLVPYADAGVLAARAATGHVALVLDSEVH from the coding sequence ATGACCACGACTGCCCGAGAGGACCGGAAGCCCGGCCCCCGCACCGCCACGCCGGATCCCGGCGCCGCTGTCGCTCCCCCGGTCAAGCTCCGAAAGCGCCCCGCACTGGTCGTCATCGCCGTCGTCATCACCGCGCTCGGCTGCCTGCTCGGCGCCTGGGCGTGGAGCGCGACGACCAACACCGAGGAAGTCCTCGCCGCCCGGCACACGATCCACCGCGGCGAGGTGATCACATCCGGGGACATCGAGCGAATCCGGATCAGCGGCGATCCCGCCCTGACGCCGCTCCCTGCGTCGGCATACGACCACGTCGTCGGTAGACGCGCCGCTCTGGACATCTCCGCCGGCGGCCTGTTGACGACCGACTCGACCAGCGGCGCACCGATGCCGCCGCACGGCCAGTCGATCGTCGGGATCTCCCTCACCCCAGCGCAGACGCCGGCGCTGCCGATGCATGGTGGCGACAAGGTCCGGATCATCGTCACACCGGGCGACAACGGAAGCGGAGCCGTGGGCACCCCGCAGTTCACCTCTGCCGAGGTCGTCGACACCGCCCTCGACGAGACCACCGGAAACACTGTGGTCAACGTCCTCGTGCCGTACGCCGACGCCGGTGTCCTGGCCGCCCGCGCCGCGACCGGACACGTCGCGCTCGTCCTCGACTCCGAGGTTCACTGA
- a CDS encoding CpaF family protein, with product MSEASRYLSEYGELSSVPLFNQPTNAAPPTPTGLGATVITPSTVSNDVDWSLVAALRAQASEQLSQTIASDRSRLDKDAQQELGRSIVLDLIESAMADAANAGQGTWSPARQQATAQAVFDSLFRLGRLQPLVDDDRVENIIIIGYDRVRLELIDGTLIDGPPVADSDQELIDFLVFLASRSEVNARSFSEAQPRLHLRLDGGARLAAAAWVTPRPSVVIRRHRLMQVTLDDLVKREMLTPIAASFLRAAVRTRKSIVVAGAQGAGKTTLVRALCAEIDEMEAIGTFETEYELHLHELDRHQIVHAWESRPGSGERGPDGRQAGEFTLDEALVDSFRFNLSRQIVGEVRGKEIWAMIKAMESGTGSISTTHAADAVAAVRKLVTCAMEAGPHITQGLATSKLAATVDLIVQLSMETVPVPGGGRRTRRVAEIIALAPGEKDPGYATTHVFSPDASGVAVPDVLPDEYRALAGHGFDLAGYLSTRPMGGTP from the coding sequence ATGAGCGAGGCGTCGCGCTACCTGAGCGAGTACGGCGAGCTGTCCAGCGTCCCGCTCTTCAACCAGCCGACCAACGCAGCGCCGCCGACACCGACCGGACTCGGCGCCACGGTCATCACACCGTCGACCGTCAGCAACGACGTCGACTGGTCACTCGTCGCAGCACTGCGCGCCCAAGCCTCCGAGCAGTTGAGCCAGACGATCGCCTCTGATCGCAGCCGACTCGACAAGGATGCCCAGCAGGAACTCGGCCGCTCGATCGTGTTGGACCTGATCGAGTCCGCGATGGCCGACGCCGCCAACGCCGGACAGGGCACATGGAGTCCGGCCCGACAGCAGGCGACCGCACAGGCCGTCTTCGACTCACTCTTCCGGCTCGGCCGGCTCCAGCCGCTCGTCGACGACGACCGCGTCGAGAACATCATCATCATCGGCTACGACCGGGTCCGGCTCGAACTGATCGACGGCACCCTCATCGACGGGCCGCCGGTGGCCGACTCCGACCAGGAGCTCATCGACTTCCTCGTCTTCCTCGCCTCGCGCAGCGAGGTCAACGCCCGTTCCTTCTCCGAGGCCCAACCCCGGCTCCACCTGCGACTCGACGGTGGCGCCCGCCTGGCCGCCGCCGCCTGGGTGACACCGCGCCCGTCGGTGGTGATTCGGCGACACCGACTGATGCAGGTGACCCTCGACGACCTCGTGAAGCGGGAGATGCTGACGCCGATCGCAGCATCGTTCCTGCGGGCGGCGGTCCGCACCAGGAAGTCGATCGTTGTCGCCGGCGCCCAAGGGGCGGGCAAGACCACCCTGGTCCGCGCCCTGTGCGCAGAGATCGACGAGATGGAGGCGATCGGAACCTTCGAGACCGAGTACGAACTCCACCTCCACGAGCTCGACCGGCACCAGATCGTGCACGCCTGGGAGTCGCGTCCGGGCTCTGGTGAGCGCGGCCCCGATGGCCGACAGGCCGGCGAGTTCACTCTCGACGAGGCGCTCGTCGACTCCTTCCGGTTCAATCTGTCGCGCCAGATCGTCGGCGAGGTCCGCGGCAAGGAGATCTGGGCAATGATCAAGGCCATGGAGTCGGGCACCGGCTCGATCTCCACCACCCACGCCGCCGATGCCGTCGCCGCGGTCCGAAAGCTCGTGACCTGCGCGATGGAGGCGGGGCCGCACATCACTCAGGGCCTGGCGACCAGCAAGCTCGCCGCGACGGTAGATCTGATCGTCCAGCTGAGCATGGAGACCGTGCCCGTCCCCGGCGGTGGGCGGCGCACTCGTCGCGTCGCGGAGATCATCGCCTTGGCGCCCGGTGAGAAGGACCCGGGCTACGCAACCACCCACGTCTTCAGCCCCGACGCCTCCGGGGTCGCGGTACCTGATGTGCTGCCCGACGAGTACCGAGCACTTGCAGGGCACGGCTTCGACCTCGCGGGCTATCTCTCCACCCGGCCGATGGGAGGTACCCCGTGA
- a CDS encoding helicase-related protein, translated as MLLEELKPGLRIDGLIPAEVITVVAVQWHGTDALELTYKHSAGGLGQQVVFRKDEGTLSAAQTGGRAFDATASDFKLVAEAQRITLAGLFDPMLAVATSDVQPLPHQIQAVYGELLPRTPLRFLLADDPGAGKTIMAGLYVKELLLRDDVKHCLIVAPGGLVEQWQDELFFKFGLRFDLLTNQLIDANVNLNVFESNPLLIARMDQLSRNEELQAQLKETEWDLIIVDEAHRMGAHYFGGKLEKTKRFQLGELLGDITRHLLLMTATPHSGKEEDFQLFLTLLDRDRFEGKSTKSADLDGVMRRLTKEDLLTFEGKKLFPERIAETVPYELTALEYDLYEDVTHYVREGMNRAEKLGGKRKNTVGFALTVLQRRLASSPEAIYRSLVRRSERLERKKQEILNGTYSDTDSKVDLSDLDSDDFNAEEIEEIEEELLDAATAAQTVEELNAELIELADLTKSAKQVRDVGTDRKWTELSTILQDNALITDDSGWPRKFIIFTEHRDTLDYLHRRITSLIGKPDAVRAIHGGVRRGERRLITEEFTKNRDVQILLATDAAGEGLNLQAAHLMVNYDLPWNPNRIEQRFGRIHRIGQEEVCRLWNLVASNTREGEVFTRLLEKLEQMRQTYGGKVFDVLGEAFTETPLRTLLLEAIQYGERPDVKAKMHEVIDASVGDGLKDLLDERALASENLAEADLQALRAAMDEARARRLQPHYIELAFKAAFNRLGGRIAKREQGRYEIANVPQQIRAAGKGPIATKYDRVTFELSKVGGEDLARADLLAPGHPLHDAVMDEAVRQFGGTLNRGTVLVSSTLEEPNLLVGVIEEVADATGGSVSRRFGYAFVDSFGTVTPAGPAPYLDCVAAPDSPATAAARALPWLADAEDKATSWIIANQLPEYLVEVQPRRLAELGKARALVTKRLEGERDRLLLDAVIASEKEQVGDKPKESSESLNRKAVELDVRLRKRLELLDQQQLMSTKPPRIVTAALVLPIGMLEGELPATAPIHAKETKEVERRGVDLVLARERELGRKPVEQAFNNPGFDILSTGATGDTYRIEVKARIDGATDFFITHNEVMTGKNAVPRYRLALVRVDPRGAQHDEVRYLDDPFATTDLGDFDATGIRGDWAKQWAKGKQPF; from the coding sequence GTGCTGCTCGAGGAACTCAAGCCGGGTCTGCGGATCGACGGGCTGATCCCGGCCGAGGTCATCACTGTTGTTGCCGTGCAGTGGCACGGCACCGACGCGCTGGAGCTGACCTACAAGCACTCCGCTGGCGGGCTCGGCCAGCAGGTCGTGTTCCGCAAGGACGAGGGCACCCTTTCGGCCGCGCAGACCGGTGGCCGCGCGTTCGATGCGACCGCGAGTGACTTCAAGTTGGTGGCCGAAGCGCAGCGGATCACGCTGGCCGGCTTGTTCGACCCAATGCTCGCGGTTGCAACCAGTGACGTGCAGCCGCTCCCGCACCAAATCCAGGCTGTCTACGGCGAGCTCCTGCCGCGCACGCCACTGCGGTTCCTGTTGGCCGACGACCCCGGTGCGGGCAAGACGATCATGGCCGGCCTCTACGTCAAGGAGCTGCTGCTCCGCGACGACGTCAAGCATTGCCTCATCGTCGCGCCGGGCGGCTTGGTAGAGCAATGGCAAGACGAGTTGTTCTTCAAGTTCGGGCTGCGCTTCGACCTGCTGACGAATCAGTTGATTGACGCCAACGTCAACCTCAACGTCTTCGAGTCCAACCCGCTGCTGATCGCGCGGATGGATCAGCTCTCCCGCAACGAGGAGTTGCAAGCGCAACTCAAGGAGACCGAGTGGGATCTGATCATTGTTGATGAGGCACACCGGATGGGTGCGCACTACTTCGGCGGCAAGTTGGAGAAGACCAAGCGCTTCCAGCTCGGGGAACTGCTCGGCGACATCACACGCCACCTGCTGCTGATGACCGCCACCCCTCACTCCGGCAAGGAGGAGGACTTCCAGCTCTTCCTTACCCTCCTTGACCGCGACCGGTTCGAGGGCAAGAGCACCAAGTCAGCGGACCTTGATGGCGTCATGCGACGCCTCACAAAGGAAGACCTGCTCACCTTCGAGGGCAAGAAGCTCTTCCCGGAACGCATCGCCGAAACCGTGCCCTACGAGCTGACAGCCTTGGAGTACGACCTCTACGAGGACGTAACCCACTACGTCCGCGAGGGCATGAACCGCGCCGAGAAGCTCGGCGGCAAGCGTAAGAACACCGTTGGCTTCGCCTTGACGGTGCTCCAGCGCCGACTCGCGTCCAGCCCCGAGGCGATTTACCGGAGTCTGGTACGTCGTTCGGAGCGGTTGGAACGCAAGAAACAGGAGATCCTCAACGGCACTTACTCCGACACCGACTCCAAGGTCGACCTCTCAGATCTGGACTCGGACGACTTCAATGCCGAGGAGATCGAGGAGATCGAGGAGGAACTGCTCGACGCAGCCACCGCTGCGCAGACGGTCGAGGAGTTGAACGCCGAACTGATCGAACTCGCAGACCTCACCAAGTCGGCCAAGCAGGTCCGCGACGTCGGGACCGACCGCAAGTGGACCGAACTGTCCACGATCCTCCAAGACAATGCGCTTATCACCGACGACAGCGGGTGGCCGCGCAAGTTCATCATCTTCACCGAGCACCGCGACACCCTCGACTACCTCCATCGCCGGATCACGTCACTAATCGGCAAGCCCGATGCCGTCCGCGCGATCCACGGAGGCGTACGCCGAGGCGAGCGTCGTCTGATCACCGAGGAGTTCACCAAGAACCGCGACGTCCAGATCCTGCTCGCGACCGACGCCGCGGGTGAGGGACTCAACCTCCAGGCCGCGCACCTGATGGTCAACTACGACCTGCCGTGGAACCCCAACCGCATCGAGCAGCGCTTCGGTCGCATCCACCGCATCGGCCAGGAAGAGGTCTGTCGGCTCTGGAACCTCGTTGCCTCCAACACTCGTGAGGGAGAGGTCTTCACCCGGCTGTTGGAGAAGCTCGAACAGATGCGCCAGACCTACGGCGGCAAGGTCTTCGACGTCCTCGGCGAAGCATTCACCGAGACCCCACTGCGCACCCTCCTGCTTGAGGCCATCCAGTACGGCGAACGCCCAGACGTGAAGGCCAAGATGCACGAGGTCATCGACGCCTCCGTCGGTGACGGACTCAAAGACCTGCTCGACGAGCGAGCCCTCGCGTCGGAAAACCTCGCAGAGGCGGACCTCCAGGCGCTGAGAGCGGCGATGGACGAGGCCCGCGCACGCCGTCTCCAGCCGCACTACATCGAACTCGCGTTCAAGGCGGCGTTCAACCGCCTCGGTGGCCGGATCGCGAAGCGGGAGCAAGGTCGCTACGAGATCGCCAACGTGCCCCAGCAGATCCGGGCCGCGGGCAAGGGGCCAATCGCCACCAAGTACGACCGGGTGACCTTTGAGTTGAGCAAGGTCGGCGGCGAAGACCTCGCCCGAGCCGACCTGCTCGCGCCAGGTCACCCGCTCCACGACGCAGTCATGGACGAAGCAGTCCGCCAGTTCGGCGGCACACTCAACCGAGGCACCGTCCTGGTGTCCTCGACCTTGGAGGAACCGAACCTCCTCGTCGGAGTGATCGAGGAAGTTGCTGACGCCACGGGCGGGTCGGTGTCACGAAGATTCGGCTATGCCTTCGTCGACAGTTTTGGCACCGTTACCCCAGCGGGCCCCGCTCCGTACCTCGACTGCGTCGCAGCACCCGACAGTCCGGCCACTGCCGCCGCGCGTGCTTTGCCCTGGCTCGCCGATGCCGAGGATAAGGCAACGAGTTGGATCATCGCCAACCAGTTGCCGGAGTACCTCGTCGAAGTCCAGCCGCGACGACTCGCCGAGCTGGGCAAGGCCCGCGCCCTCGTCACTAAGCGCCTCGAAGGCGAACGCGACCGCCTCCTCCTCGACGCCGTGATCGCATCGGAGAAGGAGCAGGTGGGCGACAAGCCGAAGGAGTCGTCGGAGAGTCTCAACCGCAAGGCCGTCGAACTCGACGTGCGTCTTCGCAAGCGGCTGGAGTTGCTCGACCAGCAGCAGCTCATGTCGACCAAACCGCCACGGATCGTCACCGCCGCACTCGTGCTTCCCATAGGGATGCTGGAAGGCGAGCTGCCCGCGACCGCACCTATCCACGCCAAGGAGACGAAGGAAGTCGAGCGCCGCGGCGTCGACCTGGTCCTCGCCCGGGAGCGAGAGCTCGGTCGCAAGCCCGTCGAGCAGGCGTTCAACAACCCCGGCTTCGACATCCTCTCTACCGGCGCGACGGGCGACACCTATCGCATCGAGGTCAAGGCACGTATCGACGGCGCAACCGACTTCTTCATCACCCACAACGAGGTGATGACCGGCAAGAACGCCGTCCCGCGCTACCGTCTTGCTCTTGTCCGTGTCGACCCGCGCGGAGCACAGCATGACGAGGTCCGCTATCTCGACGACCCGTTCGCCACCACCGACCTCGGCGACTTCGACGCGACCGGTATCCGAGGCGACTGGGCGAAACAGTGGGCCAAGGGGAAGCAGCCGTTCTGA